A genomic window from Silene latifolia isolate original U9 population chromosome Y, ASM4854445v1, whole genome shotgun sequence includes:
- the LOC141629166 gene encoding uncharacterized protein LOC141629166, whose product MVETQLPQIAQQVSQSVKSQGQFPGNTEANPKGQINALTLMKGKLLEETTNAKSMFVEDEVIVIEDEGKAMEEIIVEKKLAKAKLEQKYRKFLDILKGMHTNIPFLEAISEIPSFGMFLKELLSNKKKLRASTTINMSKECSAILLNKLPQKLDDPGSFSIPCSIGGIYIQRALCDLGASVSLMPLSIFKRL is encoded by the exons ATGGTAGAAACTCAACTTCCTCAAATAGCACAACAAGTAAGTCAGTCTGTGAAATCTCAAGGTCAGTTCCCGGGAAACACCGAAGCTAATCCAAAAGGTCAGATCAATGCTTTAACCTTAATGAAGGGGAAGTTACTTGAAGAGACTACTAATGCTAAGAGCATGTTTGTTGAAGATGAAGTTATTGTGATCGAGGATGAGGGCAAGGCGATGGAGGAAATTATAGTTGAAAAGAA GTTAGCCAAGGCAAAATTGGAGCAAAAGTACAGAAAATTTCTAGATATCCTAAAAGGAATGCACACTAATATTCCCTTTTTGGAAGCTATTTCTGAAATCCCATCTTTTGGAATGTTTCTCAAGGAGCTGCTTTCTAACAAAAAGAAACTTAGAGCCAGCACGACTATTAACATGTCTAAGGAGTGTAGTGCCATACTCCTTAACAAGCTTCCTCAAAAGCTTGACGATCCTGGCAGTTTTTCAATCCCTTGTTCTATTGGAGGTATTTATATTCAACGTGCcttgtgtgatttgggggctagTGTTAGCCTTATGCCTCTTTCGATTTTTAAGAGGTTGTAA